The Abditibacteriota bacterium genomic interval GCCACGGGCAGGCTGACGGGAGCGGCAGCCTTGGCCTCTGCGGTGACCTCGGGCATGGAAGCCACGGGCATGGCCTGCAGGGAGCCGGTCTTGATGCCGGAAGCGGTCTCTATCTGCTCGTTCTGCACGCCGGCCTTCTCGGCGGGAGCCAGCACGGGAGCGGGAGCGCCGTTGCCCTTGTCAAACACACCGGCGGAACCGGCGCTCAGGGCAGCGGAAGAATCCTTGCCGCCGGCCACTACTGCAGCGCTGATGCCGGCAGAGTCTTCTCTGGCGGCGCCGACTTCGGCGCCGGCCTTGACGGAAGGAGCGGCGTCAACCTTGACGGAAGGAGCATCCAGGTTGGCCAGGGCGGTACCGCCGTTGTTGACCACTACCTTGTAGGAGATCCTGTCGCTCTGATTGCCGTCGTTGTCAAAGGCGTATATATCGATGAAGTGCTCGCCGTCCTCCAGAGCCGTGGTGTCCAGGGTGTAGGTGTAGGGAGCGTTGTTCTGCATGAGCTTCAGCTTCTTGTCCACCAGCAGGCTGACTATGGGAGCCTCGCCGCTGTTGTCCTTGGCATTGATGGAGATCACCTTTTTGCCGCTGATGACGTCGCTGTCCTTCAGGTTCTCAAAGCTGACCACGGGAGCAGTGTTGTCAAATATCTGATCGGACACGATGCCGCTGCCGGACACGGAGGTGACTATCTTGTTGCCCGCGTAGAGCTTGACCTCCATCAGGTGCTGGCCTCTGGAATAGGGAGCGGTGTCCCAGTCAAAGGACACGATGCCCTTCTGCGAAGGCACGTCCAATCTCTTCTTCTCATATATCTTGCTGTCAATGTAAAGGACCACGGTGTCGATCTTCACATTGGCGGACTCGCTGTCATAGCTGACGGTCACGTCCACCATCCGTCCGTCGAGAGTCTTGGATTTGGGTGAAACCAGTGTGGCTACAGCAGCGCTTGCGGCGGAGGCCAGGATGCTGGAAAGCATGATGCACGCCGTGACAAGGCTCATGAGCCTTAAGCTTTTTCTGAACATAGCATATACTCCGATTAAGGTATTATACAATTAAAGCATATCACATCGACCGGGAAATAGTCAATGAAAAAAATTATTTTTTTGAAAAAATTTTCCGGGCCCCTCACAGCAGCCTGCGGGGAACGAAGTCCAGCCCGTCGGCGGCCACGTATCTGTATTCCACACCGTTGATGAGGCCGTCCATATACTCGCCGCCGTGGATGTGGCCATATACCACCATGTCCACTCCGGAGCTCCACAGCAGCCGGGCAAAATCGTTGTGCTGCATGTTGTCGTCAAAGGGCGGATAGTGCATCAGCACCACCCGGGTGCCCTCCCCCATGGCGTCTATGGCCCGGGCCAGATAACAGAGCTCCCTGTTCCAGATGGCAGGGTCGGCGGAGCGGGTCTTGTCCTCCCGGCGCCAGCCTCGGGTGCCGGCGAACCAGCAGCCGCCTATCTCCACGGCGTCACCCTGCAGCAGTATGAGGCTGCCGGGGACCGTGCGCCGGAGCCGGGCGGTCTGCTTGCGGTGCCACCACAGCTCGTGATTGCCCCGGACCAGGACCTTGGTCCCCGGCAGGGAAGCCACGAATTCCAGATCCGGCATGGCGTCGGGCAGCTTCAGGGCCCAGGACACGTCCCCGGGCACCAGCACCACGTCGTCGGGAGACACGGTCTGCTCCCAGGCGGCCCTGATCTTGTCGGCATGGTTTTTCCAGTGGCTGCCGAACACGGACATCTCCTTGTCCGGGACGGCGGAGTGCAGGTGCAGGTCGCTGATGCCGAAGACAGCCATCAGGCCTTTTCGACCTGCTCTTTGATGGCGCCCAGCATGCCGTCGGCGTTTTCCCTGACCAGCTTGGCTATGAGCTTTTTGATGATGCCGCCCACCATGGGCACGTTGTATTCCACTTCCATGGCCAGCTTCACCAGGGTGTCGCCGCCGCCCATGTCCTCGAATTCCCAGACGCCACGGTACACCTCGTAGTCGCCCCGGCCCTCGGGCATGAAGAACTCGCACACCCTGCGGCTGTCGTCCCAGAGGTCCGTCTCCTCCCACTTGACTGTGAGATTGAACTTCTGGATGGAGCCCACCCAACGGCTGAGATACTGCACTCCGGTGTCGGTGGGAGTCCTGTCCAATATTTCTATGCTCTTCATATCGGGCATGAATTCGGGAAATTTGTCCACCTCTTTAGAAAAGGCG includes:
- a CDS encoding SRPBCC family protein yields the protein MSQVNTSIIIHAPVDKVYAFSKEVDKFPEFMPDMKSIEILDRTPTDTGVQYLSRWVGSIQKFNLTVKWEETDLWDDSRRVCEFFMPEGRGDYEVYRGVWEFEDMGGGDTLVKLAMEVEYNVPMVGGIIKKLIAKLVRENADGMLGAIKEQVEKA
- a CDS encoding metallophosphoesterase → MAVFGISDLHLHSAVPDKEMSVFGSHWKNHADKIRAAWEQTVSPDDVVLVPGDVSWALKLPDAMPDLEFVASLPGTKVLVRGNHELWWHRKQTARLRRTVPGSLILLQGDAVEIGGCWFAGTRGWRREDKTRSADPAIWNRELCYLARAIDAMGEGTRVVLMHYPPFDDNMQHNDFARLLWSSGVDMVVYGHIHGGEYMDGLINGVEYRYVAADGLDFVPRRLL